A section of the Pseudomonas lini genome encodes:
- a CDS encoding YqgE/AlgH family protein → MKNVSPSYLKHHFLIAMPHMADPNFAHTLTYIVEHTANGAMGLVVNRPQDLNLADILEQLRPDIEPPLLCQHVPIFMGGPVQTDRGFVLHPSGKSFQATVDLEGDLSLSTSQDVLFAIADGVGPAKSVITLGYAGWEAGQLEAELADNAWLTCPFDADILFNTSSELRLEAAAKHLGVNLNLLTSQAGHA, encoded by the coding sequence ATGAAGAACGTCAGCCCCAGCTACCTCAAGCATCACTTCCTGATCGCCATGCCTCACATGGCCGACCCGAACTTTGCGCACACCTTGACCTACATCGTCGAGCACACGGCCAATGGTGCCATGGGGCTGGTGGTCAATCGCCCGCAGGACCTGAACCTGGCCGATATCCTCGAGCAATTGCGCCCCGATATCGAACCGCCGTTGCTCTGCCAGCACGTGCCGATCTTTATGGGTGGCCCGGTGCAAACCGACCGCGGTTTTGTCCTGCACCCATCGGGTAAATCTTTTCAGGCGACCGTTGATCTGGAAGGCGATTTGTCCCTCTCGACCTCCCAGGACGTGCTGTTCGCCATCGCCGACGGCGTCGGTCCCGCGAAAAGTGTGATCACCCTCGGCTACGCCGGTTGGGAAGCCGGGCAACTGGAAGCCGAACTGGCCGATAACGCCTGGCTCACCTGCCCGTTCGATGCCGACATTCTGTTCAACACCAGCAGCGAATTGCGTCTTGAAGCGGCGGCCAAGCACTTGGGCGTCAATCTCAACCTGCTCACCAGCCAGGCGGGGCACGCCTGA
- the pilH gene encoding twitching motility response regulator PilH: MARILIVDDSPTEMYKLTGMLEKHGHEVLKAENGADGVALARQEKPDAVLMDIVMPGLNGFQATRQLTKDPETGHIPVIIITTKDQETDKVWGTRQGAKDYLTKPVDEDTLIKTLNNVLAG, encoded by the coding sequence ATGGCACGTATTCTGATCGTCGATGACTCGCCGACCGAAATGTACAAATTGACCGGCATGCTCGAAAAGCACGGTCATGAGGTGTTGAAAGCCGAAAACGGCGCCGACGGCGTGGCCCTGGCCCGTCAGGAAAAACCCGACGCAGTGCTGATGGACATCGTCATGCCCGGCCTTAATGGTTTCCAGGCGACCCGTCAGCTGACCAAAGACCCGGAAACCGGGCACATTCCGGTGATCATCATCACCACCAAGGATCAGGAAACCGACAAAGTCTGGGGCACGCGACAGGGCGCCAAGGACTATCTGACCAAACCGGTCGATGAAGACACCCTGATCAAAACCCTGAACAACGTGTTGGCCGGTTGA
- the gshB gene encoding glutathione synthase translates to MSVRVGIVMDPIASISYKKDSSLAMLLAAQKRGWELFYMEQRDLYQAEGEARGRMRPLKVFANPEKWFELGAESDALLSDLDVILMRKDPPFDMEFVYSTYLLEQAENAGVLVVNKPQSLRDCNEKLFATLFPQCTPPTIVSRRPDVLREFADHHGDVILKPLDGMGGSSIFRHTAGHPNLSVILETLTLHGRQQIMIQGYLPAIVDGDKRILMIDGEPVDYCLARIPALGETRGNLAAGGRGEARPLTEKDRWIAAQVGPTLREKGLLFVGLDVIGEHLTEINVTSPTCIREIDNAFGTDIGGLLMDAIDQKLKTR, encoded by the coding sequence ATGAGCGTTCGCGTCGGGATTGTCATGGATCCTATCGCCAGCATCTCCTATAAAAAGGATAGCTCGCTGGCCATGCTGCTGGCCGCGCAAAAGCGTGGCTGGGAACTGTTCTATATGGAACAGCGCGATTTGTATCAGGCCGAAGGCGAGGCTCGCGGGCGGATGCGTCCGCTGAAGGTGTTCGCCAACCCGGAAAAATGGTTTGAGCTGGGCGCCGAAAGCGATGCGCTGCTGAGCGACCTGGACGTGATCCTGATGCGCAAGGATCCGCCGTTCGACATGGAATTCGTCTATTCCACGTATTTGCTGGAACAAGCGGAAAATGCTGGCGTACTGGTGGTCAACAAGCCGCAAAGCCTGCGTGACTGCAACGAAAAGCTGTTCGCCACGCTGTTCCCGCAGTGCACGCCGCCGACCATCGTCAGCCGTCGCCCGGACGTATTGCGTGAATTCGCCGACCATCACGGTGACGTGATCCTCAAGCCGCTGGACGGCATGGGCGGCTCGTCGATCTTCCGTCACACCGCTGGCCACCCGAACCTGTCGGTGATCCTCGAAACCCTGACCTTGCATGGCCGTCAGCAGATCATGATCCAGGGTTACCTGCCGGCGATCGTTGATGGCGACAAACGCATCCTGATGATCGACGGCGAGCCGGTGGATTACTGCCTGGCACGGATTCCCGCGCTCGGCGAAACCCGTGGCAACCTCGCCGCCGGTGGCCGTGGCGAAGCCCGACCGCTGACCGAGAAGGATCGCTGGATCGCCGCGCAAGTCGGCCCGACCCTGCGTGAGAAGGGCTTGCTGTTCGTCGGTCTCGACGTGATCGGTGAGCATCTGACCGAAATCAACGTCACCAGCCCGACCTGCATTCGCGAGATCGATAACGCGTTCGGCACCGACATTGGTGGCCTTCTGATGGATGCCATCGATCAGAAGCTCAAGACTCGTTGA
- the ruvX gene encoding Holliday junction resolvase RuvX, which produces MALRLILGFDYGTKQIGVAVGQVITGQARELCTLKAQNGIPDWNQVEALIKEWKPDAVVVGLPLNMDGTPSDMCLRAEKFARRLNGRYNLPFYTHDERLTTFEAKGERLVRGGQKGSYRDNPVDAIAAALLLQGWLDENTALFES; this is translated from the coding sequence ATGGCCCTGCGGTTGATTTTGGGTTTCGACTACGGCACCAAACAGATCGGCGTTGCGGTCGGTCAGGTGATTACCGGCCAGGCCCGCGAGCTGTGCACCTTGAAGGCGCAAAATGGCATTCCCGACTGGAATCAGGTCGAAGCGCTGATTAAAGAGTGGAAACCCGACGCTGTGGTGGTCGGCCTGCCGCTGAACATGGACGGCACGCCGAGCGACATGTGCCTGCGGGCCGAGAAGTTCGCCCGACGCCTGAACGGCCGCTACAACCTGCCCTTCTATACGCATGACGAGCGCCTGACCACCTTCGAGGCCAAGGGCGAACGCCTGGTCCGTGGCGGCCAGAAAGGCAGTTACCGCGACAACCCGGTCGATGCCATCGCCGCCGCCCTGCTGCTGCAAGGCTGGCTCGACGAAAACACCGCACTGTTCGAATCCTGA
- a CDS encoding chemotaxis protein CheW: protein MTESLTAFELLLQIDQRCRLLAADLPSQPTRQDSWSGIGFRLGEHWYVAPMGEVSEVLHEPRVTQLPGVKPWVKGVANLRGRLLPIMDLHGFFYGHEPGHELPALRKQRRILVVEHKDVFAGLMVDEVFGLQHFALESLEPVPVGDLQGPMSAFVKGRFQREQKWQVFSPFALAQSQGFMNVAA from the coding sequence ATGACCGAGTCGCTGACGGCTTTCGAACTGCTGCTGCAGATTGACCAGCGCTGTCGTCTGCTGGCGGCGGATCTGCCGTCCCAGCCGACCCGACAGGACAGCTGGAGCGGCATCGGCTTTCGCTTGGGCGAGCATTGGTATGTCGCGCCCATGGGCGAAGTCAGCGAAGTCCTGCATGAACCGCGGGTTACGCAATTGCCGGGGGTCAAACCCTGGGTCAAGGGCGTGGCTAACCTGCGCGGGCGCCTGCTGCCGATCATGGATTTGCATGGCTTTTTTTATGGTCATGAGCCCGGCCATGAACTGCCTGCCTTGCGCAAGCAACGGCGGATATTGGTGGTGGAGCACAAAGACGTGTTTGCAGGGTTGATGGTCGATGAGGTCTTCGGCTTGCAGCACTTTGCCCTGGAAAGTCTGGAGCCGGTGCCGGTCGGTGACTTGCAAGGGCCGATGTCGGCGTTCGTCAAAGGCCGGTTTCAGCGGGAGCAGAAGTGGCAGGTGTTCAGCCCGTTTGCGTTGGCGCAGTCGCAAGGATTCATGAACGTCGCCGCATAA
- a CDS encoding TonB family protein: protein MTLPSDLPPELAHRGVRPADRLGFTLFLAALIHLALLLGVGFSMVEPQQISKTLEITLATFKSEKKPAKADFLAQENQQGSGTLEKKAIPKTTEVAPFQDNKVQQVTPPPAAKPQVQEAAPKASVTTVAPKPKKAATKTEEPKPLTKPQVAAPTFDSSQLSSDIASLEAELANEQQLYAKRPRIHRLSAASTMRDKGAWYKDEWRKKVERIGNLNYPDEARRKQIYGNLRLMVSINRDGSLYEVLVLESSGQPLLDQAAQRIVRLAAPFAPFTGDLSDIDRLEIIRTWKFARGDRLSSN, encoded by the coding sequence ATGACACTCCCGTCCGATCTGCCCCCTGAACTCGCCCACCGTGGCGTGCGTCCGGCTGATCGCCTCGGTTTCACCCTGTTCCTGGCGGCGCTGATTCACCTGGCCTTGCTGTTGGGCGTCGGGTTCTCCATGGTCGAGCCCCAGCAAATCAGCAAAACCCTGGAAATCACCCTCGCCACTTTCAAAAGCGAAAAGAAGCCTGCAAAAGCTGACTTTCTCGCCCAGGAAAATCAGCAAGGCAGCGGCACCCTGGAAAAAAAGGCGATTCCCAAGACCACCGAGGTCGCGCCATTCCAGGACAACAAGGTGCAGCAAGTCACCCCACCGCCGGCGGCCAAGCCTCAAGTGCAGGAAGCCGCGCCCAAGGCATCTGTGACCACCGTCGCGCCGAAGCCGAAAAAAGCCGCAACCAAGACTGAAGAACCCAAGCCCCTGACCAAACCCCAAGTGGCGGCACCGACCTTCGATAGCTCGCAGCTGTCCAGCGACATCGCCAGCCTGGAAGCGGAACTGGCCAACGAACAACAGCTGTACGCCAAGCGCCCGCGCATTCACCGCTTGAGCGCCGCGTCGACCATGCGCGACAAAGGCGCCTGGTACAAAGATGAATGGCGCAAGAAGGTCGAGCGCATCGGCAACCTCAACTACCCCGACGAGGCTCGGCGCAAACAGATCTATGGCAATTTGCGACTGATGGTCTCGATCAACCGCGACGGCTCGCTGTATGAAGTGCTGGTGCTGGAATCGTCCGGCCAGCCGCTGCTGGATCAGGCGGCGCAGCGCATCGTCAGGCTCGCGGCGCCGTTTGCACCGTTTACCGGGGATCTGTCGGACATTGACCGTCTGGAAATCATTCGCACGTGGAAGTTTGCGCGTGGGGATCGTCTTTCGAGTAACTGA
- the pilG gene encoding twitching motility response regulator PilG, translated as MEQHSSALKVMVIDDSKTIRRTAETLLKNVGCEVITAIDGFDALAKIADNHPGIIFVDIMMPRLDGYQTCALIKNNSAFKSTPVIMLSSKDGLFDKAKGRIVGSDQFLTKPFSKEELLNAIQAHVPGFAAVSPQ; from the coding sequence ATGGAACAGCATTCCAGCGCCTTGAAGGTCATGGTGATCGATGATTCGAAAACGATTCGTCGCACCGCCGAAACGCTGTTGAAAAATGTGGGCTGTGAAGTCATCACCGCAATCGATGGTTTCGATGCCTTGGCCAAGATTGCCGACAATCACCCCGGCATCATCTTTGTCGACATCATGATGCCGCGTCTGGATGGTTATCAGACCTGCGCTTTAATCAAGAACAACAGTGCGTTCAAGTCCACGCCAGTGATTATGCTGTCGTCCAAGGACGGGTTGTTCGACAAGGCCAAAGGCCGGATCGTCGGTTCCGACCAGTTTTTGACCAAGCCTTTCAGCAAGGAAGAACTGCTGAACGCGATTCAGGCCCATGTACCGGGCTTCGCCGCCGTTTCGCCGCAGTAG
- a CDS encoding methyl-accepting chemotaxis protein — protein sequence MIKANTGKPEGSRSRSQIIVLFIALIVFIMLLFANFAYLNTQANYDKQYIGHAGELRVLSQRIAKNATEAAAGKAAAFKLLSDARNDFAQRWGYLKKGDPSTGLPPAPSTVRPEMRAVQLDWERLLKNTDAILSSEQTVLSLHQVAATLAETVPQLQVEYEKVVETLLQRGAPATQVAMAQRQSLLAERILGAVNTVLSGDENSQQAADAFGRDAARFGLVLNGMLQGNAALKISQVEDRDARTRLTEISELFEFVSGSVDEILETSPQLFKVRESASNIFTLSQTLLDEASHLASRFENLAGGRNTDTIGGYVLGLLALMSIILIGLVMVRETNRQLRETAEKNERNQNAIMRLLDEIEDLADGDLTVTASVTEDFTGTIADSINYSVDQLRDLVATINLTAGQVAAAVQETQATAMHLAQASEHQAQQISEASTAINDMAQSIDQVSANAAESSAVAERSVEIANKGNEVVHNTIHGMDNIREQIQDTAKRIKRLGESSQEIGDIVSLIDDIADQTNILALNAAIQASMAGDAGRGFAVVADEVQRLAERSSAATRQIETLVRAIQTDTNEAVISMEQTTTEVVRGARLAQDAGVALEEIEGVSKTLAALIQSISNAAQQQTSSAGQISLTMNVIQQITTQTSSGSTATAESIGNLAKMASQLRRSVSGFTLPAAKAQAADKA from the coding sequence ATGATAAAAGCAAACACAGGCAAGCCAGAAGGGTCGCGCAGCCGGTCGCAGATCATCGTGCTGTTCATCGCGCTGATTGTCTTCATCATGCTGCTGTTCGCCAACTTCGCGTACCTCAACACCCAGGCGAATTACGACAAACAGTACATCGGGCACGCCGGTGAACTGCGCGTGCTGTCCCAACGCATCGCCAAGAACGCCACCGAAGCCGCCGCCGGCAAGGCTGCGGCATTCAAATTGCTCAGCGATGCGCGCAACGACTTCGCCCAGCGTTGGGGTTATCTGAAGAAAGGCGATCCTTCCACCGGCCTGCCACCAGCACCGTCCACCGTGCGCCCGGAAATGCGCGCCGTGCAGCTGGATTGGGAGCGTCTGCTGAAAAACACCGACGCCATCCTCTCCAGCGAACAGACTGTGTTGTCCTTGCATCAAGTGGCCGCGACCTTGGCAGAAACCGTGCCGCAGTTACAGGTCGAGTATGAAAAGGTCGTCGAAACCCTCCTGCAACGTGGCGCCCCGGCCACTCAGGTGGCGATGGCCCAGCGTCAGTCGTTGCTGGCCGAGCGGATTCTCGGTGCGGTGAACACCGTGCTGTCCGGCGATGAAAATTCGCAGCAGGCGGCCGACGCTTTCGGTCGCGATGCGGCGCGTTTCGGCCTGGTGCTCAACGGCATGCTTCAGGGCAATGCGGCACTGAAAATCAGCCAGGTTGAAGACCGTGATGCGCGTACCCGTTTGACCGAAATTTCCGAACTGTTTGAATTCGTCTCGGGTTCGGTGGATGAAATCCTCGAAACTTCGCCGCAGCTGTTCAAGGTCCGCGAATCGGCCAGCAACATTTTTACCCTCTCGCAAACCCTGCTCGATGAAGCCTCGCACCTGGCCAGCCGTTTCGAAAACCTCGCCGGCGGGCGCAACACCGATACCATCGGCGGCTATGTGCTGGGCTTGCTCGCACTAATGTCGATCATCCTCATCGGCCTGGTGATGGTGCGCGAAACCAACCGTCAGTTGCGTGAAACCGCCGAGAAGAACGAGCGCAACCAGAACGCGATCATGCGTTTGCTGGACGAAATCGAAGACCTCGCCGACGGCGACCTGACCGTGACCGCCTCGGTGACTGAAGACTTCACCGGGACCATCGCTGACTCGATCAACTATTCCGTCGACCAACTGCGCGATCTGGTGGCGACCATCAACCTCACCGCCGGCCAAGTCGCCGCCGCCGTGCAGGAAACCCAGGCCACCGCCATGCACCTGGCCCAAGCCTCGGAGCATCAGGCCCAGCAGATTTCCGAAGCCTCCACGGCCATCAATGACATGGCCCAGTCCATCGATCAGGTCTCGGCCAACGCCGCCGAATCCTCTGCGGTGGCCGAGCGCTCGGTGGAAATCGCCAACAAGGGCAACGAAGTGGTGCACAACACCATTCATGGCATGGACAATATTCGCGAGCAGATTCAGGACACCGCCAAGCGCATCAAACGACTGGGGGAGTCTTCTCAGGAAATCGGCGACATTGTCAGCCTGATCGATGACATTGCTGATCAGACCAACATCCTCGCCCTCAACGCGGCCATTCAGGCGTCCATGGCCGGTGATGCCGGGCGCGGTTTTGCGGTGGTGGCCGACGAAGTACAGCGGCTGGCAGAGCGTTCGTCCGCGGCGACCCGGCAGATCGAAACACTGGTGCGGGCGATTCAGACCGACACCAACGAAGCGGTGATTTCCATGGAGCAGACTACCACCGAAGTGGTGCGCGGCGCGCGTCTGGCGCAGGATGCCGGAGTGGCCCTGGAAGAAATCGAAGGTGTATCGAAGACCCTCGCGGCATTGATCCAGAGTATTTCCAACGCCGCGCAGCAACAGACTTCGTCGGCCGGCCAGATTTCCCTGACGATGAACGTGATCCAGCAGATCACCACGCAAACCTCGTCCGGCTCCACCGCCACCGCCGAGAGCATTGGCAACCTGGCGAAAATGGCCAGCCAGCTACGACGTTCGGTGTCTGGATTCACCTTGCCGGCCGCTAAAGCGCAGGCTGCGGACAAAGCTTGA
- the pyrR gene encoding bifunctional pyr operon transcriptional regulator/uracil phosphoribosyltransferase PyrR, whose translation MSLPNPAELISQMAIRLDTYLAKRGISEPRYIGIRTGGVWVAQALLDELGSDSPLGTLDVSFYRDDFSQNGLHPQVRPSALPFEIEGQHLVLIDDVLMSGRTIRAAMNELFDYGRPASVTLVCLLDLDAGELPIRPNVVGATLSLAAHERVKLSGPELKLELQDLAL comes from the coding sequence ATGAGCCTGCCCAATCCCGCCGAACTGATCAGCCAGATGGCGATCCGTCTTGACACCTATCTGGCCAAACGGGGCATCAGCGAACCGCGCTATATCGGCATTCGGACCGGTGGCGTCTGGGTCGCGCAGGCGTTGCTCGATGAATTGGGCAGCGATTCGCCCCTGGGCACCCTGGACGTTTCGTTCTACCGCGACGATTTCAGCCAGAACGGCCTGCACCCACAAGTACGCCCATCGGCGCTGCCGTTCGAAATCGAAGGCCAGCACCTGGTGCTGATCGATGACGTGCTGATGAGCGGTCGGACCATCCGCGCCGCGATGAACGAACTCTTCGACTACGGCCGCCCGGCCAGCGTGACGCTGGTGTGCCTGCTGGACCTTGACGCCGGTGAGCTGCCGATCCGCCCGAACGTGGTTGGCGCGACCCTGTCGCTGGCGGCCCACGAACGAGTGAAACTGTCCGGCCCGGAACTCAAGCTCGAACTTCAAGACCTCGCCCTTTAA